The Thamnophis elegans isolate rThaEle1 chromosome Z, rThaEle1.pri, whole genome shotgun sequence genome contains a region encoding:
- the LOC116521229 gene encoding LOW QUALITY PROTEIN: la-related protein 6-like (The sequence of the model RefSeq protein was modified relative to this genomic sequence to represent the inferred CDS: inserted 1 base in 1 codon; deleted 1 base in 1 codon): MAFRTQQNFNDLSSSASESSYFIIPDQLLIKKIVSQIEFYFSDDNLFKDLFLLRHIQRNXMGFVSIKLLTSLKKMRCLTCNWRVTLYALQFSKLLELNEDGTKVRRKKPIPETFVNVPLNKTLLAWNVISCEESASSSILLQENFLDTLTKLFGPFGDIACIRIFRPGKKLPSAVKKSTTSYPELLSRWCALVEYERLKSAQKAFEGLRHKQFCSPGQSIKVINLSTLKRTNVVIQEDSEKIEEILKPFTKWSNKLPEGPEDFSPRSSSTEPDSIRVSTPIVPWNFSSPPVMSTTKPYNSSGQAYKPISSSRSHADAVESCKPLSKPLCPSPISAPKSGTLELQKPSNSFSGNRVGPGNMGTPKWRNPESLNLRPPSTIFHKPEVVCPTVVHLPRGPDGTRGFPNIRGRGRGFL, from the exons ATGGCTTTCAG GACACAGCAGAACTTTAATGATCTCAGCTCAAGTGCCTCTGAAAGCAGCTATTTCATTATCCCAGATCAACTCCTGATC AAAAAAATCGTGTCACAAATAGAGTTCTACTTTTCAGATGACAACTTGTTCAAAGATTTGTTCCTCCTGAGGCATATACAAAGGA AGATGGGATTTGTGAGCATAAAACTTCTGACAAGTTTAAAAAAG atGAGATGTTTAACTTGTAACTGGCGAGTGACCCTTTATGCTCTGCAATTCTCGAAGTTGCTGGAACTCAATGAAGATGGGACCAAAGTGAGGAGGAAGAAGCCTATCCCAGAAACCTTTGTAAATGTCCCTCTAAACAAGACGCTCCTTGCATGGAATGTCATTTCATGTGAAGAATCCGCTAGTTCTTCAATCCTGCTTCAAGAAAACTTTCTGGATACACTCACAAAACTGTTCGGGCCTTTTGGTGACATTGCCTGCATACGCATCTTCAGACCTGGCAAAAAGCTTCCCTCCGCAGTGAAGAAATCTACCACTTCTTATCCTGAGCTTTTGAGCAGATGGTGTGCATTGGTGGAATATGAAAGGTTGAAGAGTGCTCAAAAGGCTTTTGAAGGGCTTCGCCACAAGCAGTTCTGTTCTCCTGGGCAAAGCATCAAAGTGATCAACCTCTCTACTCTCAAAAGGACCAATGTGGTCATTCAAGAAGATAGTGAAAAGATTGAAGAGATActaaagccttttacaaaatggTCCAACAAGTTACCAGAAGGCCCCGAAGACTTCTCCCCCCGCAGTTCATCTACAGAACCAGATAGTATCCGAGTTTCTACTCCTATCGTTCCTTGGaatttctcctctcctccagTCATGTCTACAACTAAGCCTTACAACTCATCAGGTCAGGCCTATAAACCAATTTCCTCTAGCCGATCACATGCAGACGCTGTAGAATCATGCAAACCTTTGTCAAAGCCATTATGCCCCTCACCTATTTCTGCACCAAAGTCAGGCACATTAGAATTACAGAAACCATCCAATTCCTTCTCGGGCAATAGAGTAGGTCCAGGAAACATGGGGACACCAAAGTGGCGT AACCCAGAGTCTTTAAATTTACGCCCACCTTCCACAATCTTCCATAAACCAGAAGTTGTTTGTCCTACAGTGGTCCACCTTCCTCGAGGGCCTGATGGGACCAGGGGTTTCCCCAAtatcagagggagagggagaggtttCTTATAA